TTGATTAGTTGCAAAATGCTGTTATTCGTTCACTCAACTAAAGAGATGCCTTTaattgttttggttttgctttATATGCTTATGCTTCTTGTAATTTGATTATTTGCAAACTACTCTGTTATTCATTCACTCCATTAAAAAGGATTCcttttattgttttggttttgttttatttgcttATTATGAGCTTATCTTATTATATGATTAAAAAGGCCATGCTCTTGGGCATGAGCATAAATTGCTTAGCCCATTAGGGGTGAATGCCCTTGGATTACTTGACAATTGGATCTAGTGGGTTGGGTTAGTTGCTTTTAGGTTTTATTGGATGGAGGTGAGTTTAAAGAGCTCTTCTTTAAAAAGGTTCCCTCTGTTATTgatatatttatacatatatgatTAAAAAGGTCGGTGAAAAGTTGTCTCTTTGCCTTTTGGACATCCATGGATGATCCATTATGCCATGCTTTCCCTAAACAATGTTTTTTACTTATGGTATCTAGATCCAATTTTGCCTAATTTCCAggccttttatttcttttgattttgaagcAAATTTCTTTCAATCTTTATCATCTTatctatggttttttttttttttttttttttttttttttttttttttttctgattttctttAGTGTTCAGGACATGAAAtagtacatttttattttttgagcttgattttTAAATTCATAGTATTCTAGTTAATTGAGATACGAATTAACTTTTGGTTATAGAGACCTTGATCTTTGactagatttttaaaaaattaaaaaatagtacttatCTGCAAATGCAGGCAAAAGATACTGCTTCTTTGCATAACAAATGGCTCCTAGTGAACTTGCAATCAACCAAGGAGTTCACCTCTCATATGGTAGTTTCTAAATAGTCATTTTCTCTGTTTATCTCTATTATTGTTGTTCTTATTTGTCAACGCATACTTACTtggtattattatatttctttgTGAAGCTTAATCGGGATACATGGTCAAATCAAGTTGTTTCTCTAATTATTAAGGCCAATTTTTTCTTCTGGCAGGTCAGTGTGACTTCTTGATAGACCTCAGTGTTTGTATACATGACTCTCttcttatttttgataaattgttGCAGGATGTTCTATTTGACATGGTTTCTAATCTGATATTGTTTGGGTACCTTTTTCCAAGAAGCCCTGTAACTTCCTGTAACttgccaattaaaaaaaaaaaaaattacaaaaccttgTTTCCAAGAAGCCCTAGTCAGGATACCGTCTAATTAATTTGATGGTATTTTGTCTTATGTACGGGACATGATTCTCCAGATGTTTATGCTATTTTAATGCTCTCTCTGCTCTGTATATGCATATTACTCTGTTTCTGTTGCTTGGTTTAAGCTGGTACTCTTGCCATTTCTGTTAgctggtttaattttttttttttaattatttcatcatgtggatgaaaTAATTGGTTACTGTTTCTAGGAGCTGCAACGTCATTAAAACACTTCAAATGTTAAGCAAAAGGTACTCCTTACGTCCAAATCTTtccaattaaaaagaaaagataaaaactgTTTTGGAACTTCGAGAGTTTTAAGTGAAATCCTTCTTGTTGCCATTTGGAAATTAGATTATTGCGAGTGTGATGATGGGGAgttgaagggggggggggggggggtggtgtggTGGGGAGAGTTAGAGGGCAATTTTGGGAAGGTGTCATTAGACTATGAGGGGTGAATATCAAACAGTTCATTTGTAGGAGAAATAAAAATCTTCAACCAGCTAACAATGTACTATTGGTCTAACTTTTAGTTTATTCACACCTTTATAAATTACTTCGCTAATTGAACATTTAGGTTAGAGATCTTGTTAGTTGCTCTTCAAACTAAATGCCTTGAGATATCTTTTAGGAAGATGAATTCAATGCCtgtaatttaaagaaaaaaaagggaatggTGGTTTGGGTGGGATGCTTAACTTTGGCCTATTTCAGGCTAttccaagggtgtgcggtggtgcATCTACTATTTGTTAAAATTACAAGAGGgcgaagttttttttttttttttttgtgacaagAGAGGGTGAAGTCATTGTATAGAAACCAAAGAAATTGAACTATTTAATGATAATTAACTCCACTTTAATACTAATCAAGTCTCCAAAAGGGAGTTTtgcacacatatacacttagattaggctagtagaatttctatcttgtaaaaaaaaaaaaaaaaatagtagatgCTTTCGTCCCACGCCATTAATTGTCCTATTTGTATAATAGGTTTCCAATTTATGATCATGGCGAACTCTTTTCTTTGTATGTATAAACAATTGATGTTCTCCTATGGGCAATTTATGTATGACTCTAGAGTAGCAATTAAGAGGGTGGTCAGTAATCAGCATCTTTTATGTTAATGATATCTTCTAATGTCTTGGAAGTTTGGGTGGTTGAAAGTTCTATAAACATTTTTTCCCCTCTAGAAACTGACAATATGAGATTTGTTATAGATAATATTAATTGACATATAGAATTGTAACAATATATTTGGTTGTCAATTGCCTTTGCTATTGGAGCCACATCTAGTTGATTGTAGAATACTTTATGGCTTAAAATTGATGACCTCTATGATAAGTTCTAGACTGATTTGATGGTTTTGGAATCTTTGCTGCTGATTTGGATGCTGTCTAttatagaatttgaatttttggatatatatcttcttctttctagTAAAATACATTGTCTGTACTTAATCACTCAGATCTTGTTTGTGAATATAGGAGTATGATGATACAACTGAAGGCAGAAAGGTTTGCACATATTACGAGTTGGATTCTATGCCTGTAGTGCTTCTCATTGACCCCATAACTGGTCAGAAAATGTGTTCCTGGTATGGAATGGTTCATCCTGAGCAATTGCTGGAGGTATGCGTCATGGGGATGAACTTTTGGATTTATATTTGAGTGGCATGGCTTGATAAAAAAGTCACATTTGGAAAAGAGGCTAAGGATTGTTATATAGCAAAACTTGCACCCAAATTTGAGTTGTATTGCATTGTTAATCATAGAAAGTTTCATGTCAATTGTAGGATTTGTTACCATTCATGGATGGTAAACGTCCAAGAGAAAGTTATTTGACTCCTCGAAGTAAAGGTATGTAAGCTTTTCAATGCTCTGACCTCACAAAATGAGTAATCATGAAATAGAGCTTCTAGCTATTTTCTAATGCATTAACTGATACACAAGATCATAATGGACAATTTGTAAggtaacttttaaatttttaattgctaGATCTGTTAGAGAGGGTAAAAAAATGGGAGAAGAGAAAATATAAGATGGTtagaaaagaaatcaattttttgagaggatagaaaatagttataggtttcttttgtttggttggaaaaaaaaatgagaggaaagAAAATCTAACTTGTACTAATTCTCTAttatgtcctttttttttctttaatttatctttatatttgaaaatataacaaaattattatgaaaataatgtatTACATGATTACATCAACAAATGAATTAATatgcatattttaaataattatggcttgttttaattataatttaaattgataccctttaaaaaataataataatgataataatatgtTCCCtcacaaaatttaaatagtagagagagagagagagattgtaattaaaaggggaaaaaaaataaatttcatggAAGAATGTCTTTTCTCTCCAAGTTTTCCTCCCAATCTAGGAAAATGGTTTTTGGTGGGACTGGGTGAAAGATTGTCACCCACCCCCCTTACCATCCTCCCTCATttccaccacatcaaacaagGGAAAAATTCCCTTTTCCATCCTTCAAGTTTTCCTCTCAATCAAACATACCATAGACTTCACACATCCAACTGGTCTGAGTTTCACCTGGTGCGAAGCATGCTATGTGGTCATTGATTACTAATTTGCAAAATGGAGAGTTTCAAGACTAACGttttatttattgatgacaCATTCTCAGGCACATCAAATAGTGTATGTTATTAGTTTTGGCTTTAATTTTGCCTATGAGTTTTGTCTTGTTGTAAAGAGAGATTCATTTGAGACATGTCTTGTTGTCAAAATGCATTACTGGTCAAATCTATAATGCGCTTGTGGTTGCATATGAAGCAAACAAAGAGGATGAGGAAATGATACTTGCATTGGGAGCTTCTGTGGAAGGTATGAAACTGACAATGACAAAAGACTCAAGTGGGATGATTGCTAAAGACAAAGATATAACTTTTACTGAAGAGGAAAAGCAATGCTCTAAGAAGCTGGCATATCCACCTCTGCCTGAAGAACCTAAGGGTGATAGGAACCTCCTTTGCAGGGTTGGATTCCATCTTCCAGATGGACGCTTACTCCAGAGAAATTTCTTCCGTACTGATTCAATACAGGTGAGATCTTTTTGAAGCTCATGTTATCttgcattatttattctttatccATTTCTACTAATCAATTGGTCCACATGATCAGCTTTCAATCTCCTGGAAGGCCCACTTCTAAATAATAAGATTgtggcaatttttatttaataacatATGGCATTGGATATGATTCTTGGAGGTGTTTTTGGTACTCAAAAGTCCCAGTAAAATGGATGTTGAGTCGTGTTGTCCTTGTCAGGAGAACTTCCTATCATTAACTTCGGATTCTTAAAAAGTATTGTTTTTCTATCCCAAATCATAATGTTCAATTTACTTctcatatttgtttgttttttttcttttttttgtttgtgttcttcAGCTGCTCTGGTCGTTCTGCTATTCTCTACTA
This genomic stretch from Quercus lobata isolate SW786 chromosome 3, ValleyOak3.0 Primary Assembly, whole genome shotgun sequence harbors:
- the LOC115982172 gene encoding plant UBX domain-containing protein 7-like, which produces MEEGVLSATEKQSMVSSFLEIAFGQSADTAKQYLQATSWKLEEAIQLFFVVDEGGPIVASSQSPASENVNYLADQNTGMGYLSREARSSSSIACCNFDEEMKRRGVWESDQGPSYHRDNLASLYRPPYHLMLHGSFEKAKDTASLHNKWLLVNLQSTKEFTSHMLNRDTWSNQVVSLIIKANFFFWQEYDDTTEGRKVCTYYELDSMPVVLLIDPITGQKMCSWYGMVHPEQLLEDLLPFMDGKRPRESYLTPRSKANKEDEEMILALGASVEGMKLTMTKDSSGMIAKDKDITFTEEEKQCSKKLAYPPLPEEPKGDRNLLCRVGFHLPDGRLLQRNFFRTDSIQLLWSFCYSLLEEAETRPFRLTHESPGPSRSLDYDSQSTFEESGLANSMISITWDEEDFVWEWD